GCGTGGCGCGCCGGCCTCCCGGACGCGACGATCACGGTGCTCGACGCCGACAATCACGTGTTCATCGCCGGCGACGGCCCGTCGACGATGGCCGACTACCAGGTCCCCGGACATCTGGACCCGGCAGTCGTCACCGCCATCGTCGACTGGTTGCCTTAAGCAAGCAGAGCCGGGTCCGATTCGAGTTCGCGTTCCGGGTCCAGGGGCAGGACGATCTTGAAGACGGTGCGGCCCGGCTCGGACTCGACGCGCAGGTCGCCGTGGTGCTTCTTCACCACGATGCGCCAGGAGATGTCGAGGCCGAGGCCGGTGCCTTCGCCGATCGGCTTGGTGGTGAAGAACGGCTCGAAGATGCGGCGCCGGATCTCGTCGGGGATGCCCGGTCCGGTGTCACCGATCTCGACGACCGCGTAGGCGCCGTCCCGGCGGGTGCGGATCGTCAGCGTCCCGGATCCGCCCATCGCGCTCACCGCGTTGTCGATGATGTTCGTCCACACCTGGTTCAGCTCCGCGGCGTACGCCGGGATCGCGGGCAGCTCGGGATCGAAGTCCTTCACGATCTCGTACCCCTGCAGCTTCCCCGACATCATCACCAGCGTCGACTTCAGCAGCTCCCGCAGGTCGACGGTCTGGTACGGCGCCCGGTCGATCTGCGAGTACTGCTTGGCGGCGCCGACGAGGGTCGAGATCCGGGTCACGGAGTCGTCGATCTCGTTCATCAGCGACTCGGTGTCGATGGTGTACATCAACCAGCGCACCGCGCCCTCGAGGTACGTCGGGCCGACCGCCTCCAGCACGTTCTCCATCCACGGCACGTCCAGGCCCGCGGCGGCGAGCACCGGCGCGATATCCCAGCTCGCCCGGACGTCGTGGTCGTCGAGCCAGTCCGTCAGCGTGTCCTCGCGGTCGGACAACTCCATCGGCGGGATGTCCTTGTCCTTGTTCTTCTCCAGCCGCTCGACCGCGTCGTCCTGCAGCGCGACGATCTGGTGCAGCTTGGTCGCGTCGAGGGTGCCGTCGGCGAGCATCGCCAGCTTCGACCGCATCCCGGATACCCGCTGCCGCAGGGTCGCCGCCGCCCGGACCGCGGCGGCGGCCGGGTTGTTCAACTCGTGGGTCAGACCCGCGGACAAGGAGCCGAGGGCAAGCAACCGCTCGCGCTCGCCGAGCGTCTCGTTGGTCCGCCGCATGCCCATCACGAAGCCTTCGATCAGGTGCACCGCCATCGGGAACCAGGTGTTCATCATCGTCGCCATCGTCTCGGCGCTGATCACGAAGAACTCCGACGGCCCGGTCACCTGCATCGTCGCGGTGTAGGACTTGTGATCGTTGGCGCCGAAGAACGCGTTGAACGCACCGGAGTACACGCCGCGCTGGTTGGTCCGGTTGATCTCCACGAGCTCGCCGTGCGACAGCTTGCAGAGCCGGATCTCACCCGTGAGCAGGACGTAGCAGCAGGTCGCCTCGTCGCCCTCGTTGAAGACGATCCCGTCGTGCACGGACTCGACGTACCCCACCCCGGAGAGCCATTGCAGCTGCTCCTCGTTGAGGCTCTCGAAGAGGAACAGCGTGCGCAGCTCGTCGGGAGTCAGCCGCCGCGGCTCCACGTCTTGGTCAGTCATCAGAGCATCTCCAGGTATCGGTGCACCAGTGTCACGGCCATCGCTCCGTCGCCGACCGCGGAGGCGACCCGCTTCACCGACTCGGCCCGTACGTCGCCCGCGGCGAACACGCCCGGCATGCTCGTCTCCAGGTGGTACGGCTCCCGCTCCAGCGGCCAGCCCGGCGGTCTGCCGTGCAGGTCGGGTCCGGTGAGCACGAAGCCTCGGTCGTCGCGGAGCAGGTCACCGGGCATCCAGTCCGTCCGCGGGGCCGCGCCGATGAACACGAACATCCATTCCGTGTTCACCTCACGCTTCTCCCCGGTCTCGCTGTTCAGCAGGGTGAGATGTTCCAGGTGCTCCGAGCCCATACAGGAAACGACCTGCGTGCAGGTGTGCACCTCGATGTTGTCGATCCCGTCGATCTGGTCGATGAGGTACGACGACATCGTCGCGGTGAGCGATGGTCCTCTGACCAGCATATGCACGCGTTTCGCATGCCTCGAGAAATAGACCGCCGCCTGACCGGCCGAGTTCGCCCCGCCGATGATGTAGACCTCGGCGCCGGCGCACGCCGGACCCTCGGTGGTGGCCGATCCGTAGTAGATGCCACGGCCGCACAGGTCGTCGACACCGGGTGCCTGGAGCGTCCGGTACGAGACGCCGGTCGCCAGGATCACCGAGTGCGCCGAGATCTCGCTTCCGTCGGCGAACCGCAGCTGGCGCGCGTTCCCCAGCGTCTCGAGCCCCACGACCTGCCGGGTCGTCAGCAACTCGGCCCCGAACCGGACCGCCTGCCGCCGCGCCCGGTCCGTCAGCTGTGCGCCCGACACTCCGTCCGGGAAGCCCAGGTAGTTCTCGATGCGACTCGATTGCCCGGCCTGTCCACCGGTCGCCACCTGCTCGACCAGCACGGTCCGCAGGCCCTCGCTGGCGCCGTACACCGCCGCACCGAGCCCGGCCGGGCCACCGCCGACCACGACCAGGTCGTAGAAGTCCTTCGCCGGCGCCGTCGACAGGCCGACCTTCTGCGCCAGTTCGGCCTCGGACGGCGCGATCATCACCGTGGCGTCGGGCGTGATCACGACCGGCAGCGTCGTACCGTCCACGTCGGCGGCGTCGAGGAGCCGCTTGGCCTCGTCGTCGTCGACGTTCAGCCAGCGGTACGGCACGGCGTTGCGGGCGAGGAAGTCGCGGGCCGCGAACGACGGCGCCGACCAGCGGTGACCGATCACCCGGGTCTCGTCGCCGGACGGCTCGGGGGTCGAGCGCCACAGGTCGAGCATCGCGTCGACC
This Kribbella sp. NBC_00482 DNA region includes the following protein-coding sequences:
- a CDS encoding ATP-binding protein, whose product is MTDQDVEPRRLTPDELRTLFLFESLNEEQLQWLSGVGYVESVHDGIVFNEGDEATCCYVLLTGEIRLCKLSHGELVEINRTNQRGVYSGAFNAFFGANDHKSYTATMQVTGPSEFFVISAETMATMMNTWFPMAVHLIEGFVMGMRRTNETLGERERLLALGSLSAGLTHELNNPAAAAVRAAATLRQRVSGMRSKLAMLADGTLDATKLHQIVALQDDAVERLEKNKDKDIPPMELSDREDTLTDWLDDHDVRASWDIAPVLAAAGLDVPWMENVLEAVGPTYLEGAVRWLMYTIDTESLMNEIDDSVTRISTLVGAAKQYSQIDRAPYQTVDLRELLKSTLVMMSGKLQGYEIVKDFDPELPAIPAYAAELNQVWTNIIDNAVSAMGGSGTLTIRTRRDGAYAVVEIGDTGPGIPDEIRRRIFEPFFTTKPIGEGTGLGLDISWRIVVKKHHGDLRVESEPGRTVFKIVLPLDPERELESDPALLA
- a CDS encoding FAD-dependent oxidoreductase — encoded protein: MTASTTRSVILTVDDDPGVSRSIARDLRRRYGEENRIVRAENPVQALDALKELKLRGEPVALLLADYRMPQMSGIEFLEAAMDLFPLARRVLLTAYADTDAAIQAINVVDLDHYLLKPWNPPEEKLYPVVDAMLDLWRSTPEPSGDETRVIGHRWSAPSFAARDFLARNAVPYRWLNVDDDEAKRLLDAADVDGTTLPVVITPDATVMIAPSEAELAQKVGLSTAPAKDFYDLVVVGGGPAGLGAAVYGASEGLRTVLVEQVATGGQAGQSSRIENYLGFPDGVSGAQLTDRARRQAVRFGAELLTTRQVVGLETLGNARQLRFADGSEISAHSVILATGVSYRTLQAPGVDDLCGRGIYYGSATTEGPACAGAEVYIIGGANSAGQAAVYFSRHAKRVHMLVRGPSLTATMSSYLIDQIDGIDNIEVHTCTQVVSCMGSEHLEHLTLLNSETGEKREVNTEWMFVFIGAAPRTDWMPGDLLRDDRGFVLTGPDLHGRPPGWPLEREPYHLETSMPGVFAAGDVRAESVKRVASAVGDGAMAVTLVHRYLEML